The DNA region AAGCCAAAGTTCGCCACCACAAACGATGCGATTGCAATGAAGGCTAGCCAATAACGATAAGCAATTTTAGGGAAAGCCACTTCCATGTCTTGAGCAAATGATTGAAATAGCCCCATGGCTGTCGTCAAAACAGCCAAGGTAATCAAAACGGCAGTAAAGATGACGCCAAAACGGCCAGCATAATGATTAATGATTTGAGCCAAGGCGATGCCGCCATTATCAGAAATTTTAAAGAGGCCTAAACTCATCGTCCCCATTAAAATCAAAGCAAAATAAATCACAGCTTCCGCAATAATACTTAAAGCACCCGCTTGGGCTAATTTTTTAGAAATGAGTTGGGGTTTAATCCCTAATCCGCGTAAGGCATAGACAATGGTAATTCCAAACGAAAGCAGGGCCAAACCATCCATCGTGTTATAGCCTTCCATAAAGCCTTGAAAAATCCCACCCACTTGATACGCAGGTAACGGTGTATGTTGCAAATTACCCATTGGCAAGACAAAACTTGCGATGAGTAATGCGGCTAATCCGAATAAAAAGATTGGGTTTAAATACTTACCAACCCATGCCGTAATATCAGCTTTTTTAATTGTTAATAGATACGCCACACCAAAGAAAATTGCCGAATAGATCAACATACCAAGCGATTGATATTTTACTGGTAATAGTGGTGCGACACCAGTCGCAAATGCCGTTGCCGGCAATCTAGGAGTCGCAAAAAATGGCCCAATGACTAAATGGAAGGCCGCGACAATAAATAGTGCAAACCAATGTGACACAGGTCGGGCAATATCATATAAACCATCACTGTTAGTGCTCGAAATCGCCAACATAGCTAAATACGGCACTAAAGTCCCGCTAAGAATAAAGCCAATAGCCGCCAGTAACCAGTGATCCCCCGCCATTTGCCCGAGGTGGATTGGAAAAATCAGATTTCCAGCGCCAAAAAACATCCCAAAAATTAATGAGGCAATTAGTAGTGTTTGCCGCCGTTCCTGCTTCTTTTGATCCATAGTCGACTCCTCATTGATACCCTTTTTATCTGTTGTTCATTATCCAGAGTCAAAGCTATCCTTGTCAAATTTTTTATTTAGTGTAAACTAGGTTTAGTAATAAAATCAAATTAAAAAGTAACATTCCTATCAAGAGTTCAGGGAGGGACTAGACCCTTTGATCTGACACCAGCGTACCCAATATCGGGCGATGTGGTAACTTCTAGCAGATAGGCGTAATGATCGTTAATGACATACGCCCTATCGTATGTCATTTTTTAATGTCATCATAATCTTTTCTCATGATTTACATGGCTGATACGATTACAACATTCATATTTAGGAGTTTAATACTATGGTAGAAAAACGTTTATTTACATCAGAATCCGTATCAGAAGGGCACCCCGATAAAGTATCTGATCAAATTTCAGACGCCATTTTGGATGCAATCCTGGCAAAAGATCCAAATGCTCGCACAGCCATTGAAACGTCTGTCACAACAGGTTTCGTCAATATTTTTGGTGAAGTATCAACAAGCGCATACGTCAACATGAATCAAATCGTGCGGCAAACCCTAAAACGCATCGGGTATGGTGACCCAGATGCAGGCTTTTTGGCCGATGATATCCACGTCGCCTTAACAATCGACGAACAATCACCTGACATCGCACAAGGGGTTGATACTGCGATTGAACAACGTGAAGCTGGTGGCGTTGACCCGCTTGACCAAATTGGTGCTGGTGACCAAGGCTTGATGTTTGGCTATGCGACGAATGAAACTGATCAATATTTACCATTATCAGTTGTTTTATCGCACGCCCTTGTTCGCAAGCAAGCTGAAGTTCGCCGTTCCGGTGAACTGGACTACCTTTTACCTGATGCCAAGGCCCAAGTCACAGTCGAATTGGACGAGCATGACCGCGCAACACGCATCGAAGCAGTTGTCCTATCAACACAACATCGTGACACGGTCACTTTAGAAAAACTTCGCCAAGATGTCCGGGCGTTGATTATCGACCAAGTCTTGCCAGCCGAATTGGTTGATGCTGATACGCGCTACTACATCAATCCGACGGGTCGCTTCGTCATCGGTGGTCCCAAAGGCGACGCCGGTATGACTGGCCGTAAAATCATTGTTGATACGTATGGTGGCTATGCCCGGCATGGTGGGGGTGCCTTTTCGGGAAAAGACGCAACTAAGGTTGACCGTTCAGCCGCTTACGCGACGCGCCATATTGCCAAAAACATTGTGGCAGCTGGCTTAGCCGAACGAATTGAAATTCAAGTGGCCTATGCAATTGGGGTCGCAGCGCCAGTTTCAATCGCCGTTGAAACATATGGCACAAGTCAAGTACCAGAAGACCAATTAGTTCAGGCCATTCGCGACTTATTTGAACTACGGCCTGCTGGTATCATCGCAGACCTAGATTTAAGGCAGCCACGCTATGAAGCAACCGCCGCCTACGGACATTTTGGACGCCCAGAACT from Weissella diestrammenae includes:
- the brnQ gene encoding branched-chain amino acid transport system II carrier protein: MDQKKQERRQTLLIASLIFGMFFGAGNLIFPIHLGQMAGDHWLLAAIGFILSGTLVPYLAMLAISSTNSDGLYDIARPVSHWFALFIVAAFHLVIGPFFATPRLPATAFATGVAPLLPVKYQSLGMLIYSAIFFGVAYLLTIKKADITAWVGKYLNPIFLFGLAALLIASFVLPMGNLQHTPLPAYQVGGIFQGFMEGYNTMDGLALLSFGITIVYALRGLGIKPQLISKKLAQAGALSIIAEAVIYFALILMGTMSLGLFKISDNGGIALAQIINHYAGRFGVIFTAVLITLAVLTTAMGLFQSFAQDMEVAFPKIAYRYWLAFIAIASFVVANFGLTNIIAWAVPVLMLLYPYALVLILLSLTKRWFNGAPIVYRWTITLVTLPALADMIAALPIVSSVASLTQFADWYHDTIPLSALGFGWLLPAIVGAGIGYGLYLLSLKH
- the metK gene encoding methionine adenosyltransferase gives rise to the protein MVEKRLFTSESVSEGHPDKVSDQISDAILDAILAKDPNARTAIETSVTTGFVNIFGEVSTSAYVNMNQIVRQTLKRIGYGDPDAGFLADDIHVALTIDEQSPDIAQGVDTAIEQREAGGVDPLDQIGAGDQGLMFGYATNETDQYLPLSVVLSHALVRKQAEVRRSGELDYLLPDAKAQVTVELDEHDRATRIEAVVLSTQHRDTVTLEKLRQDVRALIIDQVLPAELVDADTRYYINPTGRFVIGGPKGDAGMTGRKIIVDTYGGYARHGGGAFSGKDATKVDRSAAYATRHIAKNIVAAGLAERIEIQVAYAIGVAAPVSIAVETYGTSQVPEDQLVQAIRDLFELRPAGIIADLDLRQPRYEATAAYGHFGRPELDLPWERLDKVDTLKAYFNR